The genome window TTTATGCAAATGAGTTTTGGCTCTTTTTATAACTTTTTTACGATTTATGAAACAGAACATGGAGTTTCTTTAGAAACAGTATCTTATCTTTGGAGTTTTGGAATTCTTTGTGAAATAGTAATGCTGTATTTTCAAGGTCCTCTCTTAAAAAGAAATCTTAAAAATATACTGTTATTTTGTTTATCTTTGACTGTTATAAGATGGATGATTTTATTTTTATTCCCAGAATCTTTATTTCTTACTTATGTAACACAAGGAATGCATGCTTTCTCTTTTGGATTATACCACTCATCCGTAATTATATTTTTGTATACACTCTATGATAATAAAAAACTTGCGCAACAATTTATGTATGGGGTCGCTTATGGTTTAGGTGGTTTTATAGGAGCTTTATTAGCAGGATATTTATACGGAGAGTACTTATTTTTGTCTTCCGCTTTTTTTGCTGCTTGTTCACTGTTCTTTATGTCAAAAGTGAACAAACAAGTTTAAGTTTATTCTATATTCATAATAAGTAAATCAATACTTGGCCCCATGAGATACCATTTTTTCCTCTTCCAAAAATTTTAACGTTAATACTTTTTTATTTTTGAATGGAGATTATTTGTTTTTATATTCTGCTATTTTTCTACTTTAGCTTTCATCTCAGGAGTCAAAAAAGTTATTTAGTTTTAAATCTTTGGCTTCTTTTTCTAAGGAATCAATAACATCTCTTAAGTCTCTAATGGTTTTATTTTGAGAATCAATACGATTATTTGCAACTCTTAAATCTTTTTTCTTATTTTTTACTTCATCTTTTATGTTTATTAAATTTTCTTCTAGTTTTTTATTTTCTTTTGTTAGTACAATAGAAAGATCTGAGGTATTTCGAACTTTCACATTAAAAGATTTAATAAATTTTTCATGATTGTTTTTTAATGTAGTAATTATTTTTTCATAATGGTTGACTTGAGCAACGAGGGTAGCTGATTTCTTTCTCTCAGTTTTTAAAACCACTTCTAAACCAGAGACATTTTCATAACGCTTTAATTTATTTTCTAAAATATTAATGTGATTTACTTTTTCTAGGTGAATCTTTTTATTCACTTGTATGTTCGCAAGAACTCTTTTTTTGAATTCTCTTTTTTCTAACTCATCATTTGTTGTCAAAAATCTAATTGCAATATACTCAATAATATCTTTGCCTAAATCATCATATATAGGTGAAATAGTCGCATTTACATAATAAGTTCTTCCATACTTACTTCTATTTTTTATCTTACCTTGCCATGTTTTACCACTTTGTAAATCTATCCATAACTTTTTAAACAGCTCACTTGGGGTATCTGGATGTCTTATAATATTATGAGACTTACCTATAAGTTCTTCTAATTGGTATTGAGCAATATCACAAAAAATATCATTTGCATAAGTGATATTTCCTCTTAAGTCTGCTTTAGAAACAATTGCTACTTTATTAATTGCATCTAAATATCTTTGACTTTCTTCTTTTTGATGAAAGTTTTTTTGTTTTAAAAAACTTTCTTCATAAACAAAAGATACTCTTTCAAAAAGATATTGAATATTAATAGGTTTTGTTAAACATTCTGTTGTTTTGTGTTGAATTGATTCTAATACATGTTTAAGTTCTGTATGGGCAGTTGAAAAAATAAAAGGAATATCTTTATGTATTAATCTAATTTCTTTTAAGAGTTCAGAGCCAGATAAGATTGAGCTATGAAGATCACTCACAATAACATCTATACTATCTTTATTGGCTTTATAGGTATTTAATCCATCTAAACCATTTGTTTCTGCATAAACTTTTTTAAATAATTTCGCACTTTCATGTACAAGGTTTTTCCTTGTTTCATAATCATCTTCTATATATAAAATTGTTATTTTGTTAAGTAATTCCGTATTTATGGCTGTCATATGCCTATATTACAGTAATTACTTTTAAAGTACAAAAATTATTAAATTATCCTCATAATCATTGTTTTTACATTCTTTTTTTCTTCTATTTCAATAACTTCTAAACCAGGAATATTTAAGTGCATGAATTCACTAAATGACTGTATATTGTTTTTTGAAAGGACATTTAAAAGTATACCCCTATAATGTTTTGCCCAATGAGATATAACTTTTCCATCTTTCAAAAATTTAAAACAAAGTACTTTTTTATTAGTACATTTATAAAACTTCTCATAATAACCTGCTCTTAAATCTATAATTTCATCATCCAAACAAGCATCCAAACTTTTGGAAAAATGCTCTAAATAATGTTTCTCAAGATTAAAACTAGGTAACTTTGCACCCTGTTTAAACTTATAATCAGGAATGATATCTTTGGCTTTGATAGGTCCAAACAAATTTGAGAAGATAATTACATTTTCATCTATATAGTTTTGTGCCTCTTTATTCAAACTCTCATAAGCAATCGCATCAAAAGCAACACCGGTATATCTTAGAATCGCTTTTTTACCTACCTTATGAAGTAGGCTTTCTTTATAGCGTACTACTTCGCTCATCTTTTTAAGTGAAAACCAAGAAGACAATTCTTCATGGCTTAAATTCTCTACATGAGTTTCATATAAATCCAGAACTTCTTTTCTTTTATCAAAATTAGCTTCTAAAAAAAAATTGTTAATGTTAAAACTAGCTTCTTCCCCTCCTGTACTTTTACTCTCTGCTGGGGCTAATAATATATTCATTGTTTTTCCTCATTTAAAAATATTCCATC of Campylobacteraceae bacterium contains these proteins:
- a CDS encoding YaaA family protein, whose product is MNILLAPAESKSTGGEEASFNINNFFLEANFDKRKEVLDLYETHVENLSHEELSSWFSLKKMSEVVRYKESLLHKVGKKAILRYTGVAFDAIAYESLNKEAQNYIDENVIIFSNLFGPIKAKDIIPDYKFKQGAKLPSFNLEKHYLEHFSKSLDACLDDEIIDLRAGYYEKFYKCTNKKVLCFKFLKDGKVISHWAKHYRGILLNVLSKNNIQSFSEFMHLNIPGLEVIEIEEKKNVKTMIMRII
- a CDS encoding response regulator, yielding MTAINTELLNKITILYIEDDYETRKNLVHESAKLFKKVYAETNGLDGLNTYKANKDSIDVIVSDLHSSILSGSELLKEIRLIHKDIPFIFSTAHTELKHVLESIQHKTTECLTKPINIQYLFERVSFVYEESFLKQKNFHQKEESQRYLDAINKVAIVSKADLRGNITYANDIFCDIAQYQLEELIGKSHNIIRHPDTPSELFKKLWIDLQSGKTWQGKIKNRSKYGRTYYVNATISPIYDDLGKDIIEYIAIRFLTTNDELEKREFKKRVLANIQVNKKIHLEKVNHINILENKLKRYENVSGLEVVLKTERKKSATLVAQVNHYEKIITTLKNNHEKFIKSFNVKVRNTSDLSIVLTKENKKLEENLINIKDEVKNKKKDLRVANNRIDSQNKTIRDLRDVIDSLEKEAKDLKLNNFFDS